One window of the Pseudomonas sihuiensis genome contains the following:
- a CDS encoding PP0621 family protein: MGLFRLLFWVAIIFAAIWIWRRFISQPKRTRAAEDAAAPMVRCAHCGVHIPKAQALSQDQQWYCSQAHLEQGPHTGER, translated from the coding sequence ATGGGTCTTTTCCGCCTGCTGTTCTGGGTCGCCATCATCTTTGCCGCGATCTGGATCTGGCGCCGTTTCATCAGCCAGCCCAAACGTACGCGCGCAGCCGAGGACGCCGCCGCGCCCATGGTTCGCTGCGCGCATTGTGGCGTGCACATCCCCAAGGCCCAGGCACTGAGCCAGGATCAGCAGTGGTACTGCAGCCAGGCTCACCTCGAACAAGGCCCACACACAGGTGAACGCTGA
- a CDS encoding outer membrane protein assembly factor BamD — protein sequence MQVKHLLLIAILALTAACSSKQPEVDENLSEVELYQQAQADLDNRSYTQAIAKLKALESRYPFGRYAEQAQLELIYAYYKNAEPEAAKSSAERFIRLHPQHANVDYAYYLKGLASFDQDRGLLARFLPLDMTKRDPGAARDSYNEFAQLTSRYPTSRYAPDAKQRMIYLRNLLAAYEIHVGHYYLTRQAYVAAANRGRYVVENFQETPSVGDGLAIMTEAYQRLSLDDLAATSLETLKLNYPDHPSLENGQFVPREEEADNRSWLAKATLGLIETETPLPPGETRASQDVIRQYEDAAQQIPRELQQDAKTGETAKKRSIWSYLTFGLFD from the coding sequence ATGCAAGTGAAACACCTGCTGCTGATCGCCATCCTCGCCCTTACCGCCGCCTGCTCATCCAAGCAGCCGGAGGTCGATGAAAACCTCAGCGAGGTGGAGCTGTACCAGCAGGCCCAGGCCGACCTGGACAACCGCAGCTACACCCAGGCCATCGCCAAACTCAAGGCGCTGGAGTCGCGCTACCCGTTCGGCCGCTACGCCGAGCAGGCGCAGCTGGAACTGATCTACGCCTACTACAAGAACGCCGAGCCGGAGGCCGCCAAGTCGTCTGCCGAGCGCTTCATCCGCCTGCACCCGCAGCACGCCAACGTCGACTACGCCTATTACCTCAAGGGTCTGGCCTCCTTCGACCAGGACCGCGGCCTGCTGGCGCGCTTCCTGCCGCTGGACATGACCAAGCGTGACCCGGGCGCCGCGCGCGACTCCTACAACGAGTTCGCCCAGCTCACCAGCCGTTACCCGACCAGTCGCTACGCGCCGGATGCCAAGCAGCGCATGATCTACCTGCGCAACCTGTTGGCTGCCTACGAAATCCACGTTGGCCACTATTACCTCACCCGCCAGGCTTACGTCGCCGCCGCCAACCGTGGCCGCTACGTAGTGGAGAACTTCCAGGAAACCCCGTCGGTCGGTGACGGCCTGGCGATCATGACCGAGGCCTACCAGCGCCTGTCGCTGGACGATCTGGCAGCCACCAGCCTGGAAACCCTCAAGCTCAACTACCCCGATCACCCGAGCCTGGAGAACGGCCAGTTCGTCCCGCGCGAAGAAGAAGCCGACAACCGATCCTGGCTAGCCAAGGCCACCCTGGGTCTGATCGAAACCGAAACGCCGCTGCCACCGGGCGAAACCCGCGCCAGCCAGGACGTCATCCGCCAGTATGAAGACGCCGCACAGCAGATCCCGCGTGAACTGCAGCAGGACGCCAAAACCGGCGAAACGGCGAAGAAGCGCTCGATCTGGAGCTACCTGACCTTCGGCCTGTTCGACTGA
- the rluD gene encoding 23S rRNA pseudouridine(1911/1915/1917) synthase RluD, with translation MTSINKQLIQLQAVVPFEQGGQRLDQVAAQLFGEFSRSRLSTWIKEGRLTVDGTVARPRDTVHAGSTLVLDAEQEAQGEWVAQDIELNIVYEDEHLLVIDKPAGLVVHPAAGHADGTLLNALLHHVPDIVNVPRAGIVHRLDKDTTGLMVVAKTLQAQTNLVEQLQKRTVSRIYECICIGMITAGGTIDAPIGRSSSQRQRMAVTDGGKPAISHYRVLERYRSHTHVRVKLETGRTHQIRVHMSHVGYPLVGDPVYAGRFRIPPASSPTLVQSLKEFPRQALHARFLELDHPATGQRMKWESELPGDLVWLLTLLRQDREAFVG, from the coding sequence ATGACTTCTATAAACAAACAGCTAATTCAACTCCAGGCCGTCGTTCCCTTTGAACAAGGCGGTCAACGCCTCGACCAGGTGGCTGCGCAGCTGTTTGGCGAGTTCTCCCGTTCGCGCCTTTCCACCTGGATCAAGGAAGGTCGCCTGACTGTCGATGGCACCGTGGCACGCCCGCGCGACACCGTGCATGCCGGCTCGACCCTGGTACTCGATGCCGAGCAGGAAGCGCAGGGCGAGTGGGTCGCGCAGGACATCGAACTGAACATCGTCTATGAAGACGAACACCTGCTGGTGATCGACAAGCCAGCGGGGCTGGTGGTGCATCCGGCTGCCGGGCATGCCGACGGCACCCTGCTCAACGCGTTGCTGCACCACGTACCGGATATCGTCAATGTGCCGCGTGCCGGTATCGTCCATCGCCTGGACAAGGACACCACCGGCCTGATGGTGGTGGCCAAGACTCTGCAGGCGCAGACCAACCTGGTCGAGCAACTGCAGAAGCGTACCGTCAGCCGCATCTATGAATGCATCTGCATCGGCATGATCACCGCCGGCGGCACCATCGATGCGCCCATTGGTCGCAGCTCCAGCCAGCGCCAGCGCATGGCGGTGACCGATGGCGGCAAGCCAGCGATCAGTCACTACCGCGTGCTCGAGCGCTACCGTTCGCACACCCATGTGCGGGTCAAGCTGGAAACCGGGCGCACGCACCAGATTCGTGTGCACATGAGCCACGTTGGCTATCCGCTGGTGGGCGATCCGGTCTATGCCGGGCGTTTCCGCATTCCGCCAGCCTCCAGCCCGACCCTGGTGCAGAGCCTCAAGGAGTTTCCGCGTCAGGCCCTGCATGCGCGTTTCCTCGAACTGGATCATCCAGCCACCGGCCAGCGCATGAAGTGGGAGTCGGAACTGCCGGGTGATCTGGTCTGGCTGCTGACCCTGCTGCGTCAGGATCGCGAGGCGTTCGTCGGGTGA
- the pgeF gene encoding peptidoglycan editing factor PgeF gives MSAHDWLTPDWPAPANVRACVTTRSGGVSIAPFDTFNLGDHVEDDPAAVASNRQHLVDTLGCQPAWLRQVHGIVVAEADPARVIEADGNWTATPSIACTAMTADCLPALFCDRAGTRVAAAHAGWRGLAGGVLEATVKALDVAPQELLVWLGPAIGPTAFEVGAEVREAFVQQHAEAAAAFVPGANAGKFMADIYQLARIRLAAIGVTAVSGGGLCTYNDPRFYSYRRSARTGRFASLIWLQP, from the coding sequence GTGAGTGCCCACGACTGGCTGACGCCCGACTGGCCTGCGCCAGCCAATGTGCGCGCCTGTGTTACCACGCGCAGCGGCGGCGTTAGCATCGCGCCGTTCGATACCTTCAACCTCGGTGATCATGTCGAGGACGATCCGGCCGCAGTAGCGAGCAACCGTCAGCATCTGGTCGATACGCTCGGCTGCCAGCCTGCCTGGCTGCGCCAGGTGCACGGCATCGTGGTGGCAGAGGCCGATCCGGCGAGGGTCATCGAAGCCGATGGCAACTGGACTGCTACGCCGAGTATCGCCTGCACGGCGATGACCGCCGACTGCCTGCCAGCGCTGTTCTGTGACCGCGCCGGTACCCGCGTGGCAGCGGCCCATGCCGGTTGGCGTGGGCTGGCTGGTGGTGTGCTGGAGGCGACAGTCAAAGCCCTGGATGTCGCGCCGCAAGAGCTGCTGGTCTGGCTCGGCCCGGCCATCGGCCCGACTGCGTTCGAAGTTGGGGCTGAAGTGCGCGAGGCCTTCGTGCAACAGCATGCCGAGGCTGCTGCGGCGTTTGTGCCCGGCGCCAACGCTGGCAAGTTCATGGCTGATATCTACCAACTGGCGCGCATTCGCCTGGCCGCCATCGGCGTGACCGCGGTCAGCGGTGGTGGGCTGTGCACCTACAACGACCCGCGTTTCTACTCCTATCGCCGCAGTGCGCGCACCGGGCGTTTCGCTTCGCTGATCTGGCTGCAGCCTTGA
- a CDS encoding TetR/AcrR family transcriptional regulator produces MNSIRLDKRDLILSKGSAVMTRRGYHGTGVLEIVQAAGIPKGSFYHYFASKEDFALQALAFIYRPRLARYGQALNDPALSPRARILAYYLDLLAHFARQETPQYHCFIGSLSFEMSEMLPAIGAEVAAIQQASVDILRDCLEQAQAASELPADEDCGNLATFISDAWQGVLARLKVGRNLQPLEAFVNRLERLLQA; encoded by the coding sequence ATGAACAGCATTCGACTCGACAAGCGCGACTTGATCCTGAGCAAAGGCTCGGCGGTGATGACGCGGCGCGGTTATCACGGCACCGGCGTACTGGAAATCGTCCAGGCCGCCGGGATTCCCAAGGGCAGCTTCTATCACTACTTCGCCAGCAAGGAAGACTTCGCCCTGCAGGCGCTGGCCTTCATCTATCGGCCGCGGCTGGCGCGTTATGGCCAGGCGCTGAATGATCCGGCGCTGAGCCCGCGTGCACGCATCCTCGCTTATTACCTTGACCTGCTGGCGCACTTCGCTCGGCAGGAGACGCCGCAGTACCACTGCTTCATCGGCAGCCTGAGTTTCGAGATGAGCGAGATGCTGCCGGCGATCGGCGCCGAGGTCGCGGCCATTCAGCAGGCCTCGGTGGACATCCTGCGCGACTGCCTGGAGCAGGCGCAGGCCGCCAGCGAACTTCCGGCTGACGAGGACTGCGGCAACCTCGCCACCTTCATCAGCGACGCCTGGCAGGGTGTGCTGGCGCGGCTCAAGGTGGGCCGCAACCTGCAGCCGCTGGAAGCTTTCGTCAACCGCCTGGAGCGTTTGCTGCAGGCCTGA